One Fulvitalea axinellae genomic window carries:
- a CDS encoding sodium:solute symporter family protein gives MELEWIDIAIVVGYIVAIVLIGYTLSKKAFKNLDTYFLGGKTIPWYILGVSNASGMFDITGTMWTVSICFIYGLKSAWIPWLWPVWNQIFLMIFLAVWLRRSNVMTGAEWLKTRFGNGRGATLSHIIVVVFALVSVIGFIAYGFEGIGKFAVTFLPWDLSTDVLGFEISSAKMYAIIIMAATALYVVKGGLYSVVMTELLQFIIMVVACCLVGGIAIYTVSPDQINAVIPNGWKELFFGWELDLDWSNLIPAVNDKINTDGYTMFGALMMMMLFKGVLVSIAGPVPSYDMQRILATRTPKEAAKMSGFVSLALFFPRYLMIAGLTVLALVFLSPELRAMGGDIDFEQILPYALQNFIPVGFKGLLLAGLISAFMSTFAANVNAGPAYIVNDIYKRFFNDKAPDKQYIRMSYWASFLVVVVGIFFGFFVDSIDSIMKWLVGALFGGYTAANLLKWLWWRFNGFGYFWGMLVGLIASLVMPLAFPDLSPIYAFPFIFLAALTASVAGSLLTEPDDEEVLMDFYLKVRPWGFWGPVREKLKVRRPNVKANTDFGRDMFNCFVGTAWQMTLVVMPIFLVIREYTPMLIALAVFLVCTYLLKVLWYDKLQDWPDDVAEEQKEKIGEAATQNA, from the coding sequence ATGGAGTTAGAATGGATTGACATCGCCATTGTAGTCGGTTACATCGTGGCGATAGTGCTGATCGGGTATACTTTGTCGAAGAAGGCTTTCAAGAACCTCGACACATACTTCTTAGGAGGCAAAACGATTCCCTGGTATATTCTGGGGGTTTCGAACGCTTCCGGAATGTTTGACATTACGGGCACCATGTGGACGGTGTCGATATGCTTTATTTATGGACTAAAAAGCGCCTGGATCCCTTGGCTTTGGCCCGTATGGAACCAGATATTCTTAATGATATTCCTTGCCGTATGGCTCCGGCGATCCAACGTGATGACCGGCGCCGAATGGCTCAAGACCCGCTTCGGCAACGGCCGAGGCGCTACGCTTTCACATATTATAGTGGTTGTTTTCGCTCTGGTTAGCGTTATCGGGTTTATCGCCTACGGTTTTGAGGGCATCGGCAAATTCGCCGTCACCTTTCTGCCTTGGGATTTGAGTACTGATGTGCTCGGCTTCGAAATCAGCTCGGCGAAAATGTACGCCATCATTATTATGGCCGCCACGGCGCTTTATGTTGTCAAAGGCGGACTCTACAGCGTGGTAATGACGGAGTTGCTACAGTTTATCATTATGGTTGTGGCTTGTTGCCTTGTGGGTGGTATCGCTATCTATACCGTTTCACCGGACCAAATAAACGCCGTGATTCCTAACGGATGGAAGGAACTTTTCTTCGGATGGGAACTCGACTTGGATTGGAGTAACCTGATTCCGGCCGTAAACGACAAAATAAATACCGACGGCTATACGATGTTCGGCGCTCTGATGATGATGATGTTATTCAAAGGCGTATTGGTAAGTATCGCCGGGCCCGTACCCAGTTATGACATGCAACGTATCCTGGCTACGCGCACGCCCAAAGAAGCGGCTAAAATGAGCGGTTTCGTATCGTTGGCGCTGTTCTTTCCGCGTTATCTGATGATCGCCGGACTAACCGTCCTCGCGCTCGTCTTCCTGTCGCCCGAGCTCCGCGCCATGGGTGGCGACATCGACTTCGAACAGATTCTGCCTTACGCATTGCAGAATTTTATACCGGTAGGATTCAAAGGACTCCTGCTCGCCGGGCTGATATCGGCCTTTATGTCCACCTTCGCGGCAAACGTAAACGCCGGGCCGGCTTATATTGTGAACGACATTTACAAACGCTTTTTCAACGACAAAGCTCCTGATAAGCAATACATCCGCATGAGTTACTGGGCCTCGTTTCTGGTAGTCGTGGTCGGTATTTTCTTCGGATTCTTCGTCGATTCCATCGACTCGATTATGAAGTGGCTTGTAGGCGCCCTCTTCGGAGGATATACCGCGGCCAACCTGCTCAAATGGCTTTGGTGGAGATTCAACGGATTCGGTTATTTCTGGGGAATGCTTGTCGGTCTGATCGCCTCTTTGGTGATGCCACTGGCCTTTCCAGATTTGTCGCCGATCTACGCCTTCCCGTTCATCTTCCTGGCCGCGCTTACGGCTTCGGTTGCCGGAAGTTTGCTCACCGAGCCCGACGACGAGGAAGTGCTGATGGATTTTTACCTGAAAGTAAGGCCTTGGGGCTTCTGGGGACCAGTTCGTGAAAAACTGAAAGTAAGAAGACCAAACGTAAAAGCGAACACAGACTTCGGACGTGATATGTTCAACTGCTTTGTAGGCACCGCTTGGCAGATGACGCTGGTAGTCATGCCTATATTCTTGGTAATCCGCGAATACACGCCTATGCTTATCGCCCTGGCCGTGTTCCTAGTGTGTACATACCTGCTGAAAGTGCTTTGGTACGACAAACTGCAGGATTGGCCCGATGATGTAGCCGAAGAACAGAAAGAGAAGATTGGGGAGGCAGCGACGCAAAACGCTTAG
- a CDS encoding glycoside hydrolase family 130 protein, with protein sequence MKNIPWQERPADCEDVVWRYSENPVIPRNLTKNSNSIFNSAVVPFGDGFAGVFRCDDKCRRMNIHAGFSEDGINWRIENEPIAFGPDGDSLAHSDYKYDPRVVQIGDKYHIQWCNGYFGPTIGLGYTYDFKTFYQSENAFLPFNRNGVLFPRKVNDMYMMLSRPSDTGHTPFGDIFLSQSPDLEFWGRHRHVMSPSPFEDSAWQCMKIGAGPAPIETPDGWLLIYHGVLNSCNGYVYSMGAALLDLDEPWKVLYRSQPYLLSPQRDYECVGDVPNVVFPCAALHDEETGRLAIYYGAADTVTGIAFAKMDELIKFVKENSCV encoded by the coding sequence ATGAAAAATATTCCTTGGCAGGAACGTCCAGCCGATTGCGAGGACGTGGTTTGGAGATATAGCGAGAACCCGGTAATCCCGAGAAATCTCACCAAAAATTCGAACAGTATCTTCAACAGTGCCGTAGTTCCCTTCGGCGACGGCTTTGCGGGCGTGTTCCGTTGCGACGACAAGTGCCGACGCATGAACATCCACGCCGGCTTCAGCGAAGACGGAATAAACTGGCGGATCGAAAACGAACCGATCGCCTTCGGACCGGACGGCGACAGCCTCGCCCATTCGGATTACAAATACGATCCGCGCGTGGTGCAGATCGGCGACAAATACCATATCCAATGGTGCAACGGCTACTTCGGCCCAACCATCGGCCTTGGTTACACTTACGATTTCAAGACTTTCTACCAGAGCGAAAACGCCTTCTTGCCGTTCAACCGCAACGGCGTGCTCTTCCCTAGAAAGGTCAACGATATGTATATGATGCTCAGCCGTCCGAGCGATACCGGACATACGCCTTTCGGTGACATTTTCCTGAGCCAGAGCCCCGATTTGGAATTCTGGGGAAGACACCGCCACGTAATGTCGCCCTCACCGTTTGAGGACAGCGCTTGGCAGTGCATGAAAATCGGAGCCGGCCCGGCGCCAATCGAAACGCCCGACGGATGGTTGTTGATTTACCACGGCGTGCTCAACTCCTGCAACGGCTATGTCTACTCCATGGGCGCCGCCTTGCTCGACTTGGACGAGCCTTGGAAAGTGCTGTACCGCTCTCAGCCGTACCTGCTCTCGCCCCAGCGCGATTACGAATGCGTAGGCGACGTGCCGAACGTCGTATTCCCGTGCGCCGCGCTCCACGATGAGGAGACAGGGCGCCTGGCCATCTACTACGGCGCCGCCGACACCGTGACTGGCATCGCGTTCGCAAAGATGGACGAGCTGATTAAATTCGTTAAAGAAAACAGTTGTGTGTGA